TTACCTTATACATTGGATTTTGAAAATGTAACAACTCCTGAGCTTCCAGGCTGTACAATAGCAGTAAATGCAGGTTCTGGAAATACATGGGATACATCAGATCCGCCATCAGATAGCCAGGGCTTTACTACCAATGTGTTGAGATATCACTATAACTCCTCGAATCCTGCCAATACATGGTTCTACACTCAAGGATTGAGCCTTACAGCTGGAGTACAGTATACAATCAGCTATAAGTATGGAAATAATTCTTCCACCTACGAAGAAAAGCTGAAAGTAGCATACGGAACATCACCTACAGCATCGGCGATGACCAATTCTGTGGCAGATTATCCAGCAATTAACGATGAAATGGCACATACAGAATCTATCACCTTTACAGTGCCTGCAACAGGAGTGTATTACTTTGGATTTAATGCCTATTCAGATTCAAATCAATATAATCTGTATGTTGATGATATCAGTATTAATAATGCCAACCTTGCAGTATCGGAAGTTTCTGCAGCGAAAAGTGGTATTAAAGTATATCCTAATCCATTCACAGACGTATTAAATATCTCCGAGGTGAAAAATGTGAAAAACGTATCTGTAACAGATGCCACGGGAAGATTAGTGAAAACAATTACCAATCCTGAATCCACCATTCATTTAAGAGATTTAATGCAGGGTGTTTATCTGGTTACTTTAGAATTGAAAGATGGTTCTAAACAAACAATCAAAGCGATTAAAAAATAATTCGTCATTTAAATAAAAAGAAGAAGGCGGATCCTGCGTGATCCGTCTTTTTTATTGATTTAAAAACTACAGATAAAAAGAGATGAGCAAAATACTTTGCTCATCTCTTTTTATTTTTATCCTATGACCGTTATTTAATATAAACATTGCTCGTTACTCATCATTTATTAGGTACCGGTTGAATTTCTCCCTTATTGAGAAGGTCAAAAACGGTAGGGAAGAACATTGCTAATATGAAGTAAACAATGATCATCAGTACAATAAGTACAAAAAGGATGATGACTAAACTATTGGGTCTGTTTTTCTTTTGTGGTTCCATGATTTTGTGGTATTTGGTGAATAAATTTTTCTTATACCAAATATTAAGCTAATTTCTTGCCACATTTCTTGCAATACCTTGCATCATCATCAATATCTTCATTTCCGCAGCGCTCACAGATCAATTCCAGATTCTGTCTCTTGTTTCTCATCTCTGCTGTTACAATACCCGTAGGAACTGCAATAATGGAATAACCAGCAAGCATCAGAACAACTGCAAAAAGCTTTCCTAAAGGCGTAATAGGAGAGACGTCACCATATCCTACGGTGGTTACAGTAACTACGGCCCAATAGATAGATTGGGGTATGGTCTCAAATCCTGGCCGTCCACCTTCCACCATAAACATCAGTGAGCCTACAATAACTGAAAAAATAATCAGGAATAGGAGGAAAATATAAATTTTTCTCGAACTGTTTTTCAAAGCCCTTACAATAAGATAACCATCATTCATAAAATCCAGCAGGTTGAAAATCCTGAAGATCCTCAACATTCTCAGCATTCTGAAAATCAGGAAATATTTCGTAATAGGGAAGAAAAAACTAAGGAAGAAAGGTACTAAAGCAAGGAAATCTATAATCCCAAAAAAACTAAAAATATAGTTTCTTTTGTTTTTTACCACTGCAATACGCATAGAATACTCTGCTGTAAAGAAAATAGAAATTACCCATTCAAGAATCAGGAAGGTATAATGAAATCTTTTATCAAGCTGAGGTACACTTTCCATCATGATGATAGCGGTACTTGCAAGAATTAAGGACAGTAATATGATATCGAACAATTTTCCGAGTCTTGTGTCGGCACGGTAAATGATTCGGTAAAGGTATCTTTTCTAAAGACTGTCTTCAGGAATAAGATTGTGTTCTCTTTCCATTGATATAGGATTATTTCAGGCTTACGTTAGTCGTTTTTATAAAGTATAAGGTAAATATATGACTGTTGAAAGAATTGTACAACTATTAAAATATTCTTTAGGTTTTTAGTAAAATTAATATCTTAGCTGTAACCGTAAAATATAAATTAATGAAGCTAAAAACTGTAATTGCAAAGATTGAAGAGGAAATAAGTATCAGACAGGCAGAAGATTTTGATAATGTAGGACTTTTGTGCGGGGTTTATGACCGTGATGTATCCGGAATTCTGGTTTGCCATGATGCGTTGGAAAATGTGGTAGATGAAGCCATTGAAAGAAACTGCAATCTGATTGTATGTTTTCATCCTATTATATTTTCCGGTCTGAAATCCTTAACAGGGAAAAACTATGTAGAAAGAGCTGTTTTAAAAGCTATCGAAAATAAAGTAGCCATTTATGCCATTCATACCGCATTTGATAATGACTTCTTTGGAGTAAATCATGGGATTTGCAGCCAGCTGGGATTAAAGAATATGAAAATTCTTCAGCCGAAAGAAAATAATTTAAAACAACTTACAGTTTTTGTTCCGAAAGAATATTCAGAAAAAGTAAAAGAAGCCATGTTTTCAGCCGGAGCCGGAAGTATAGGATTTTATGACGAATGCAGCTTTACGGTAAATGGGAATGGAACATTCAGACCTATTGAAGGCTCAAATCCGTTTTCAGGGCAACAGGGAATTCGTGAAAATGCAGATGAAGATATGATCTCAGTAATTTTTGAAGGGTTTAAACAGGGGCAGATTGTAGGAGCCATGAAAGCGGCACATCCTTACGAAGAAGTGGCTCATCAGGTTTATAGTCTTGATAATAAAAACCATCATGTGGGATTGGGAATGTACGGAGATCTGGAAGAAGAAATGGATGAAAAAGATTTTCTTGGATTTGTAAAAGAAAAATTTGGTCTGGAAGTGATAAAACATTCGTCTTTCAACAATAAAAAAATCAAAAGAGTAGGGGTGCTTGGTGGTTCGGGTGCCAGCGGTATAAGATCTGCAGCAGCCAAGAAATGTGATGCTTACCTTACCGGAGATCTTAAATATCATGACTATTTTTTAGCAGAGTCTAAAATGCTGATCTGTGATATCGGACATTATGAGTCTGAACAATTTGTAACTCAACAATTATTTGAAATTTTGTCACAAAAATTTAGTACATTTGCAATTTCAAAATCTATTGAAAAAACAAACCCAGTAAATTATTTCATTTAAATATGGCAAAAACCAACGATATTTCAGTTGAAGAAAAATTAAGAGCTTTATACGATTTACAGATCATTGATTCAAGATTGGATGAAATCCGAAATACTAGAGGAGAATTGCCAATTGAAGTTGAAGATCTTGAAATCGAGATTGAAGGACTTGAAAAAAGAGCTGAAAAATTTCATGCTGATATTAAAGATCAGGACGATCAGATCAAAACGAAGCATGAAGTTATTAACCATGCTAAAACTTTAATAGAAAAGTACAAATCTCAGCAGGATAATGTAAGAAACAACAAAGAGTTTGAAGCATTAGGAAAAGAAATGGAATTCCAGGATCTGGAAATTCAGCTTGCTGAAAAAAGAATTAAAGAATTCGGAGCTAAAATTGCTCACAAAAACGAAACTTTAAGCGAACTGAACGCTAAGATCGACGATTTGAAAAGCCACTTGAAATTCAAGAAAGAAGAATTGGATGGTTTGATCTCTGAAACTCAGAAAGAAGAAGAATATCTTATAGAGCAGTCTAAAGAATTCGCAGGTAAAATTGACGAGAGATTACTGGCTTCTTACAACAGAATCAGAACCAACTCTATCAATGGTCTTGCAGTAGTAGGATTAGAAAGAGGAGCTCCGAAAGGATCTTTCTTCACTATTCCGCCTCAGAAGCAAATGGAAATTGCTCAGAGAAAGAAAATTATTATCGATGAGCACTCAGGGAAAATCCTTGTAGATGACGAATTGGTAATGGAAGAAAACGAAAAAATGAAAACGGTAATTAAATTCTAATTATTGGTTTTTTGACTAGTCCTAAATAATCGTTACAGATTAATAAGATAAAAATACTAATATTTATGATATAGTTGTAGGGCTATCCTTACAACTATATTTGTTTTTATAGGTTCTTATTTTTACCCTATTCTGTTTGTGCATTTGTTCAGGTGTTTTCATATAACACGACCAATGTGGTCTTTTAGTATTATAAATTGTGATGGCATCTTCTACTAATAGCTTCATTGTTTGTATATTAACATGATAGTCTTCCAATAGAAACTCTTGTTTGAGTATCCCATTTACTCTCTCTGCAATAGCATTGGCATAAGGATCATAACTTTCAGTCATTGAAGGTTTGATATTTTTCTTTTTCAATATTTTCTGATAATCGTTACTGCAATACTGTAATCCTCTGTCAGAATGATGAATTAAGCTTTCCTTATACATTCTCTGCTTTATAGCCATATTCAATGCACTAAGAGCCCCCTGAGCTGCCAGACTATTAGAAACATCATATCCCATTATCTTTTTAGAATAAGCATCAGTGACCAAAGACAGATAACAATTACGGTCTCTACCTCCAATATAAGTGATATCCGAAACCCATACCTGTTCAGGGTGTT
The nucleotide sequence above comes from Chryseobacterium sp. 7. Encoded proteins:
- a CDS encoding IS3 family transposase, with product MVGISRQRYYRSFWITESKRAKADQVIQLVNSLRVMMPRLGTRKLYHMLEPSLQSLHVGRDKLFRILKANDMLIKPKRNYRITTDSHHRFRKHKNLIEDMLLEHPEQVWVSDITYIGGRDRNCYLSLVTDAYSKKIMGYDVSNSLAAQGALSALNMAIKQRMYKESLIHHSDRGLQYCSNDYQKILKKKNIKPSMTESYDPYANAIAERVNGILKQEFLLEDYHVNIQTMKLLVEDAITIYNTKRPHWSCYMKTPEQMHKQNRVKIRTYKNKYSCKDSPTTIS
- a CDS encoding Nif3-like dinuclear metal center hexameric protein codes for the protein MKLKTVIAKIEEEISIRQAEDFDNVGLLCGVYDRDVSGILVCHDALENVVDEAIERNCNLIVCFHPIIFSGLKSLTGKNYVERAVLKAIENKVAIYAIHTAFDNDFFGVNHGICSQLGLKNMKILQPKENNLKQLTVFVPKEYSEKVKEAMFSAGAGSIGFYDECSFTVNGNGTFRPIEGSNPFSGQQGIRENADEDMISVIFEGFKQGQIVGAMKAAHPYEEVAHQVYSLDNKNHHVGLGMYGDLEEEMDEKDFLGFVKEKFGLEVIKHSSFNNKKIKRVGVLGGSGASGIRSAAAKKCDAYLTGDLKYHDYFLAESKMLICDIGHYESEQFVTQQLFEILSQKFSTFAISKSIEKTNPVNYFI
- a CDS encoding ion transporter codes for the protein MIYRADTRLGKLFDIILLSLILASTAIIMMESVPQLDKRFHYTFLILEWVISIFFTAEYSMRIAVVKNKRNYIFSFFGIIDFLALVPFFLSFFFPITKYFLIFRMLRMLRIFRIFNLLDFMNDGYLIVRALKNSSRKIYIFLLFLIIFSVIVGSLMFMVEGGRPGFETIPQSIYWAVVTVTTVGYGDVSPITPLGKLFAVVLMLAGYSIIAVPTGIVTAEMRNKRQNLELICERCGNEDIDDDARYCKKCGKKLA
- a CDS encoding zinc ribbon domain-containing protein, which codes for MAKTNDISVEEKLRALYDLQIIDSRLDEIRNTRGELPIEVEDLEIEIEGLEKRAEKFHADIKDQDDQIKTKHEVINHAKTLIEKYKSQQDNVRNNKEFEALGKEMEFQDLEIQLAEKRIKEFGAKIAHKNETLSELNAKIDDLKSHLKFKKEELDGLISETQKEEEYLIEQSKEFAGKIDERLLASYNRIRTNSINGLAVVGLERGAPKGSFFTIPPQKQMEIAQRKKIIIDEHSGKILVDDELVMEENEKMKTVIKF